A genomic stretch from Lathyrus oleraceus cultivar Zhongwan6 chromosome 2, CAAS_Psat_ZW6_1.0, whole genome shotgun sequence includes:
- the LOC127118765 gene encoding 7-deoxyloganetin glucosyltransferase, with product MTYFGKTQNKPHVVCVPFPAQGHINPMLKLAKLLHFKGGFHVTFVNTEYNHKRLLKSRGPNSLNGLSSFRFETIPDGLPESDVEGTQDIPSLCDSTRKTCLPHFKKLISKLNNSIDIPPVTGIVSDGTMSFALEAAEEVNVPVVLFWTNSACGFMCHLQFRQLIEKGLTPLKDSSYVTNGYLETTIDWVPGIKEIRLKDFPSFIRTTDPNDVVIDFLLWECERALKVSAIILNTFDALEQDVLQAFSSINNLPPVYSIGPLNFLFKEVTDNELNSIGSNLWKEERECLKWLESKEPNTVVYVNFGSIAVMTNDQLIEFAWGLANSKKTFLWVIRPDLITGENAVLPLEFLEETKNRGLLSSWCPQEEVLDHSAIGVFLTHSGWNSTLESVCGGVPMICWPFFSEQHTNCRFSCQEWGIGLEIEEAKRDKIEGIVKELMDGEKGKDMNEKALKFKELAIEAASGPYGSSFVNLDNIFHLLS from the exons ATGACTTATTTTGGAAAAACTCAAAACAAACCACATGTTGTGTGTGTTCCATTTCCAGCACAAGGTCATATAAACCCAATGCTTAAACTAGCAAAACTTCTTCATTTCAAAGGTGGTTTTCATGTAACCTTTGTTAACACTGAATACAATCACAAACGTCTTCTAAAATCAAGAGGTCCCAACTCTCTAAACGGTCTCTCCTCTTTTCGTTTTGAAACTATTCCCGATGGTCTACCTGAGTCCGATGTGGAAGGCACACAGGATATACCTTCTTTGTGTGACTCCACTCGAAAAACATGCCTGCCTCACTTCAAAAAACTTATATCTAAACTAAATAATTCTATAGACATCCCTCCTGTTACTGGCATAGTTTCCGATGGTACCATGAGTTTTGCTTTGGAAGCTGCTGAAGAAGTTAATGTCCCTGTCGTTCTTTTTTGGACAAACAGTGCCTGTGGCTTCATGTGTCACCTTCAATTTCGCCAGTTAATTGAAAAGGGCTTAACACCACTTAAAG ATTCAAGTTATGTGACAAATGGATACTTGGAGACTACCATAGATTGGGTACCAGGCATTAAAGAAATACGATTAAAGGATTTTCCAAGCTTCATCAGAACTACGGACCCAAATGACGTTGTCATTGATTTTCTATTATGGGAATGTGAAAGAGCTCTAAAAGTTTCTGCAATCATTTTAAACACGTTTGATGCGTTAGAGCAAGACGTTTTACAAGCATTCTCTTCCATTAATAATTTACCTCCGGTTTATTCCATTGGTCCATTAAATTTTCTTTTCAAAGAAGTTACAGATAACGAACTGAACTCAATTGGTTCCAATCTTTGGAAAGAGGAGCGAGAGTGTTTAAAATGGCTAGAAAGCAAAGAACCTAACACAGTTGTTTACGTCAATTTTGGAAGTATCGCGGTAATGACCAATGACCAATTAATTGAATTCGCTTGGGGACTTGCTAACAGCAAGAAAACATTTTTGTGGGTTATAAGACCAGATCTTATAACCGGTGAAAATGCTGTTTTACCTCTAGAGTTTTTGGAAGAGACGAAAAATAGAGGATTATTGTCAAGTTGGTGTCCACAAGAGGAAGTTTTGGATCATTCAGCCATTGGAGTTTTTTTGACACATAGTGGTTGGAATTCAACGTTGGAAAGTGTGTGTGGCGGTGTTCCAATGATATGTTGGCCTTTCTTTTCGGAACAACATACTAACTGTCGATTTAGTTGTCAAGAATGGGGAATTGGTTTGGAGATTGAAGAAGCTAAGAGGGATAAGATTGAGGGAATTGTGAAAGAATTGATGGATGGAGAAAAGGGTAAAGATATGAATGAGAAAGCATTGAAGTTTAAAGAATTGGCAATAGAAGCTGCTTCGGGTCCATATGGTTCTTCATTTGTGAATTTGGACAACATTTTTCATTTACTTTCATAA
- the LOC127118766 gene encoding 7-deoxyloganetin glucosyltransferase — protein MTYFGKTQNKPHVVCVPFPAQGHINPMLKLAKLLHFKGGFHVTFVNTEYNHKRLLKSRGPNSLNGLSSFRFETIPDGLSESDAEATQDVPSLCDSTRKTCLPHFKKLISKLNNCIDIPPVTGIVSDGIMSFALEAAEEVNVPVVLFWTNSACGFMCYLQFRQLIEKGLTPLKDSSYVTNGYLETTIDWVPGIKEIRLKDFPSFIRTTDPNDVMIDFVLWECERALKASAIILNTFDALEQDVLQAFSSINNLPPVYSIGPLNFLFKEVTDKELNSIGSNLWKEERECLKWLEGKEPNTVVYVNFGSIAVMTNDQLIEFAWGLANSKKTFLWVIRSDLITGENAVLPLEFLEETKNRGLLSSWCPQEEVLDHSAIGVFLTHSGWNSTLESVCSGVPMICWPFFSEQHTNCRFSCHEWGIGLEIEQAKRDKIEGIVRELMDGEKGKDMNEKALKFKELAIEAASGPYGSSFVNLDNIFHVLS, from the exons ATGACTTATTTTGGAAAAACTCAAAACAAACCACATGTTGTGTGTGTTCCATTTCCAGCACAAGGTCATATAAACCCAATGCTTAAACTAGCAAAACTTCTTCATTTCAAAGGTGGTTTTCATGTAACCTTTGTTAACACTGAATACAATCACAAACGTCTTCTAAAATCAAGAGGTCCCAACTCTCTAAACGGTCTCTCCTCTTTTCGTTTTGAAACTATTCCCGATGGTCTATCTGAGTCCGATGCAGAAGCCACACAGGATGTACCTTCTTTGTGTGACTCCACTCGAAAAACATGTCTGCCTCACTTCAAAAAACTTATATCTAAACTAAATAATTGTATAGACATCCCTCCTGTTACTGGTATAGTTTCCGATGGTATTATGAGTTTTGCTTTGGAAGCTGCTGAAGAAGTTAATGTCCCTGTCGTTCTTTTTTGGACAAACAGTGCCTGTGGCTTCATGTGTTACCTTCAATTTCGCCAGTTAATTGAAAAGGGCTTAACACCACTTAAAG ATTCAAGTTATGTGACAAATGGATATTTGGAGACTACCATAGATTGGGTACCAGGCATTAAAGAAATACGATTAAAGGATTTTCCAAGCTTCATCAGAACTACGGACCCAAATGACGTTATGATTGATTTTGTATTATGGGAATGTGAAAGAGCTCTAAAAGCTTCTGCAATCATTTTAAACACGTTTGATGCGTTAGAGCAAGACGTTTTACAAGCATTCTCTTCCATTAATAATTTACCTCCGGTTTATTCCATTGGTCCATTAAATTTTCTTTTCAAAGAAGTTACAGATAAGGAACTGAACTCAATTGGTTCCAATCTTTGGAAAGAGGAGCGAGAGTGTTTAAAATGGCTAGAAGGCAAAGAACCTAACACAGTTGTTTACGTCAATTTTGGAAGTATCGCGGTAATGACCAATGACCAATTAATTGAATTCGCTTGGGGACTTGCTAACAGCAAGAAAACATTTTTGTGGGTTATAAGATCAGATCTTATAACCGGTGAAAATGCTGTCTTACCTCTAGAGTTTTTGGAAGAGACGAAAAATAGAGGATTATTGTCAAGTTGGTGTCCACAAGAGGAAGTTTTGGATCATTCAGCCATTGGAGTTTTTTTGACACATAGTGGTTGGAATTCAACGTTGGAAAGTGTGTGCAGCGGTGTTCCAATGATATGTTGGCCTTTCTTTTCGGAACAACATACTAACTGTCGATTTAGTTGTCATGAATGGGGAATTGGTTTGGAGATTGAACAAGCTAAGAGGGATAAGATTGAGGGAATTGTGAGAGAATTGATGGATGGAGAAAAGGGTAAAGATATGAATGAGAAAGCATTGAAGTTTAAAGAATTGGCAATAGAAGCTGCTTCGGGTCCATATGGTTCTTCATTTGTGAATTTGGACAACATTTTTCATGTACTTTCATAA